Proteins from one Oryza sativa Japonica Group chromosome 12, ASM3414082v1 genomic window:
- the LOC4352459 gene encoding auxilin-related protein 2: protein MDDFQGLLARDFGLRPQGKAAPMSAARAAASSGSAWSNSRSASASSAAAATAPPAPLYDDLFGAAAPSAPPPKAAPSPSLDAIFDSFKEPSAPDAPPKPKHSSMPVFDKPVYDDDIFDGVPGVKSSSSARFDDVFGGSHAPPPPAYDDLLGGFGSKPEVKEVLPEEKRKPEPAASSAGFDDLIPGFGGRIPMRARETVGTKDKNVSMSTSKPASMASDPFDVLGTTSTSKHTSSGIFTDPLDELGRPAKSQGKKHDNTAVDSGLFEDSSTFNQVPKSEPLFTSELNDDLKDRNGSTKDRDSSPVQNFSRKNTTQKPSVENFENIFPKSQSARYSDVHVDIGASGSEKYSGNGMDDQSPRSDESEDEIWLTVSEIPLFTQPTSAPPPSRTPPPLAVKQKPHGSQAKRKDDNYPRRSNQNHNHHRSSSNQAGSSSIDELEDFAMGKSQSSAYDNANPFNEEEFEHSSSAAASAAAMKEAMDKAEAKFKHAKVVRERERDAKHRNREQQEQDDEARFNTQDHEERDRQERLEREREMRQREEKEREQRRLEEERELEKQRERERAARQAVERATKEARERAAAEARAKAEREARQRAERAAVQRAQKEARERAAVDARERAERAAAEAKERAAAEAKEKVATQARDRAAAERAAVERAQQEARRRAERAAVERAASEARERQAAEARERQAAAAAAAAAAAKEKQSKPDDLESFFGMGARANSAPKQRAPTADSMFNSQTQNRGAASSASASMRKASSTTNIADDLSAIFGGAPTSSEEFQEIEGESEERRRARFERHQRTRERAAKALAEKNERDMQVQREQAERHRISETMDFEIKRWAAGKEGNLRALLSTLQYVLWPECGWQPVSLTDLITAAAVKKVYRKATLCIHPDKVQQKGANLQQKYVAEKVFDLLKEAWNKFNSEELF from the exons ATGGACGACTTCCAGGGCCTCCTGGCCCGCGACTTTGGGCTGCGCCCGCAGGGGAAGGCGGCGCCCATGtcggccgcccgcgccgccgcgtcctccggATCCGCCTGGTCCAACTCCAGATCCGCATcggcgtcctccgccgccgccgccaccgccccgcccgcgcccttgTACGATGACCTCTTCGGGGCCGCGGCGccctccgccccgccgcccAAGGCCGCGCCCTCGCCCTCCCTCGACGCCATCTTTGACTCCTTCAAGGAGCCCTCCGCCCCGGATGCCCCACCCAAGCCGAAGCACTCGTCCATGCCGGTGTTTGACAAGCCGGTCTACGATGACGACATCTTCGATGGGGTTCCCGGGGTGAAGAGCAGCTCCTCGGCGCGGTTTGACGATGTATTCGGTGGcagccacgcgccgccgccacctgcgtACGATGATCTGCTTGGGGGATTTGGGAGCAAGCCGGAGGTGAAGGAGGTGCTgccggaggagaagaggaagccTGAGCCGGCCGCTTCATCGGCTGGGTTTGATGATTTGATCCCAGGGTTTGGCGGGAGGATCCCGATGCGTGCCAG GGAGACTGTTGGAACTAAAGATAAGAATGTGTCCATGTCAACGTCTAAGCCAGCTAGCATGGCAAGTGACCCATTTGATGTTCTTGGTACAACTTCAACCTCAAAGCATACATCTTCAGGGATATTCACGGATCCCTTGGATGAACTGGGCAGGCCTGCAAAATCTCAAGGGAAAAAACATGATAATACTGCTGTTGACAGTGGCCTATTCGAGGACTCAAGCACTTTTAATCAGGTCCCAAAATCAGAACCTCTGTTTACCTCAGAGTTGAATGATGACTTGAAAGATAGGAATGGCTCCACCAAAGATCGAGATTCAAGTCCTGTGCAAAATTTTTCCAGAAAAAATACAACCCAAAAACCTTCTGTGGAGAACTTCGAAAATATCTTTCCTAAGTCACAGTCTGCTCGATATTCTGATGTTCATGTTGACATTGGTGCCTCTGGTTCAGAGAAATACAGTGGGAATGGTATGGATGACCAGTCTCCAAGATCTGATGAGTCCGAAGATGAGATCTGGCTTACAGTTTCTGAGATTCCCCTCTTCACACAGCCAACTAGTGCCCCACCACCTTCAAGAACACCACCACCTCTTGCTGTTAAGCAAAAACCACATGGATcacaagcaaaaagaaaagatgaCAATTATCCACGCCGGTCTAACCAAAACCACAATCATCACAGAAGCTCGTCAAATCAAGCTGGTTCTTCTTCAATAGATGAACTGGAAGATTTTGCCATGGGCAAGTCTCAAAGTTCTGCCTATGACAATGCAAATCCTTTTAATGAGGAAGAATTTGAGCATAGttcatcagcagcagcatctgCAGCTGCTATGAAGGAAGCAATGGATAAAGCTGAGGCAAAGTTCAAGCATGCGAAGGTTGTACGGGAAAGGGAACGCGATGCAAAACATAGAAATAGAGAACAGCAGGAACAAGATGATGAAGCAAGGTTCAACACCCAGGATCATGAAGAGAGAGATAGGCAGGAAAGACTAgaacgggagagagagatgagacaaagggaggaaaaggagagagagcaAAGAAGACTTGAAGAGGAGAGGGAACTTGAGaaacagagagaaagagagagggctGCTAGGCAAGCTGTGGAAAGGGCTACAAAGGAAGCACGGGAAAGAGCAGCTGCAGAAGCACGTGCAAAAGCAGAGAGGGAGGCACGCCAGCGTGCAGAGCGGGCTGCTGTTCAAAGAGCTCAAAAGGAAGCACGTGAGAGGGCTGCTGTAGACGCTAGGGAACGAGCTGAGAGGGCAGCTGCTGAAGCGAAGGAGAGGGCTGCTGCTGAAGCCAAGGAGAAGGTTGCAACTCAAGCCAGGGATAGGGCTGCAGCAGAAAGAGCTGCAGTGGAGAGAGCTCAACAAGAAGCAAGGAGGAGAGCTGAAAGAGCAGCAGTAGAGAGGGCTGCTTCTGAGGCTCGGGAACGTCAAGCTGCTGAGGCTCGAGAAAggcaggctgctgctgctgctgctgcagcagctgcagcaaaagaaaaacagagtaaACCGGACGATCTTGAGTCCTTCTTTGGTATGGGAGCTCGAGCCAATAGTGCGCCGAAGCAAAGGGCTCCAACAGCG GATTCGATGTTCAATTCTCAAACTCAAAATAGAGGGGCAGCATCTTCTGCTTCAGCATCTATGCGGAAGgcatcatcaacaacaaataTTGCAGATGACCTATCTGCAATATTTGGAGGAG ctCCCACATCATCTGAAGAATTTCAAGAAATTGAAGGAGAGAGTGAAGAAAGAAGACGTGCTAGGTTCGAACGGCATCAAAGGACCCGTGAACGAGCG GCAAAAGCCCTGGCTGAAAAGAATGAACGGGATATGCAGGTTCAAAGGGAGCAGGCTGAAAGACAT AGAATTTCAGAAACAATGGACTTTGAGATTAAGCGATGGGCTGCTGGAAAAGAAGGCAATTTGCGTGCATTGCTATCAACTTTGCAATAT GTACTTTGGCCAGAATGTGGATGGCAACCTGTATCCCTGACTGACTTGATTACTGCTGCTGCGGTTAAAAAGGTATATAGAAAGGCAACATTGTGCATACATCCTGACAAGGTGCAGCAAAAGGGGGCAAATCTACAGCAGAAATATGTTGCCGAGAAGGTGTTTGATCTCCTTAAG GAGGCATGGAACAAATTCAACTCAGAGGAACTCTTCTAA
- the LOC4352460 gene encoding nucleoside diphosphate kinase 1, with translation MDAMAVLARTSRPAPTLLAATSPAVSRRPAAVSFAAAASPGSRGRVALSAAWGGRAARGRVSAAGRIVASSVEQSYIMIKPDGVQRGLVGEIISRFEKKGFVLKGLKLFQCPKDLAQEHYKDLKEKPFFPGLIEYITSGPVVCMAWEGNGVVASARKLIGATNPLQAEPGTIRGDLAVQTGRNVVHGSDSPDNGKREIALWFKEGELCEWESVLTPWLVE, from the exons ATGGACGCCATGGCCGTGCTCGCGAGGACCTCCCGCCCCGCCCCGACCCTCCTCGCCGCGACCTCCCCCGCGGTGTCCCGGCGCCCGGCGGCcgtctccttcgccgccgccgcctccccgggGTCCCGCGGCCGCGTCGCGCTGAGCGCCGCGTGGGGCGGGAGGGCGGCCAGGGGGcgcgtctccgccgccggccgcatcGTCGCGTCGTCG GTTGAGCAATCCTATATTATGATCAAGCCTGATGGTGTTCAGCGAGGCCTG GTTGGCGAGATTATTTCCCGTTTCGAGAAGAAAGGCTTTGTGTTGAAGGGCTTAAAGCTTTTTCAGTGCCCCAAGGACTTGGCACAG GAGCACTACAAGGATTTGAAGGAAAAACCTTTCTTTCCCGGTCTGATCGAGTACATAACTTCTGGCCCTGTTGTTTGCAtg GCTTGGGAGGGGAATGGTGTTGTTGCATCAGCTCGCAAGTTAATAGGAGCTACTAATCCCCTTCAAGCTGAACCAGGGACCATACGGGGCGATCTTGCAGTTCAAACAGGAAG GAATGTTGTCCATGGAAGTGACAGTCCTGATAACGGCAAGCGTGAAATCG CTCTATGGTTCAAAGAAGGCGAACTCTGCGAATGGGAATCTGTTCTGACACCATGGCTTGTAGAGTAA
- the LOC9271283 gene encoding subtilisin-chymotrypsin inhibitor-2A, whose protein sequence is MAGVVRSAACSGGEGERKTSWPEVVGLSAEEAKKVILKDMPDADIVVLPAGSPVTLDFRSNRVRIFVDTVAGTPTIG, encoded by the coding sequence ATGGCCGGAGTTGTGAGGTCGGCGgcgtgcagcggcggcgagggggagcggaagacgtcgtggccggaggtggtggggctgtcggcggaggaggcgaagaAGGTGATCCTCAAGGACATGCCCGACGCCGACATCGTCGTGCTTCCGGCGGGGTCGCCGGTGACCCTCGACTTCCGCTCCAACCGCGTCCGCATCTTCGTTGACACCGTCGCCGGCACCCCCACCATCGGCTAG
- the LOC112937351 gene encoding subtilisin-chymotrypsin inhibitor CI-1B codes for MSSGGEEGKTSWPEVVGLRAEEAKKVILKDMPDADIVVVPVGTPVTMDFRPNRVRIFVDTVAGTPTIG; via the coding sequence ATGAgctccggcggcgaggaggggaagACGTCGTGGCCGGAGGTGGTGGGGCtgcgggcggaggaggcgaagaAGGTGATCCTCAAGGACATGCCCGACGCCGACATCGTCGTGGTTCCGGTGGGGACGCCGGTGACCATGGACTTCCGCCCCAACCGCGTCCGCATCTTCGTCGACACCGTCGCCGGCACCCCCACCATCGGCTAG